The Stappia sp. genome window below encodes:
- a CDS encoding GNAT family N-acetyltransferase, which yields MEFETDVRGREREIVALFEDTFTASEGAEEGALIGAFVQRLLRETPARDMHVFMGVEAGKMIAAAIFTRLTYPQDPRVVFLLSPMAVAPDRQGAGHGQALLAHALSALKAAGVDAAITYGDPVFYGKLGFRPLAETDAAAPLPLSQPIGWIGQSLTETPLAPLKGPSHCVAALNDPALW from the coding sequence ATGGAGTTCGAAACGGATGTCAGGGGTCGGGAGCGGGAGATCGTCGCTCTCTTCGAGGATACGTTCACCGCGTCCGAGGGCGCGGAGGAAGGGGCGCTGATCGGCGCCTTCGTGCAGCGCCTGCTGCGGGAGACGCCGGCGCGGGACATGCACGTCTTCATGGGCGTCGAAGCGGGAAAAATGATCGCCGCGGCGATCTTTACCCGGCTCACTTACCCGCAGGATCCGCGCGTCGTATTCCTCCTGTCGCCGATGGCGGTGGCGCCGGATCGTCAGGGCGCAGGGCACGGTCAGGCGCTTCTCGCGCATGCGCTTTCGGCGCTGAAGGCGGCCGGCGTCGACGCAGCGATCACTTATGGCGATCCCGTCTTCTACGGCAAGCTGGGCTTCCGCCCGCTGGCGGAGACCGACGCCGCCGCGCCCCTTCCGCTCAGCCAGCCGATCGGCTGGATCGGGCAGTCGCTGACCGAGACGCCGCTTGCCCCGCTCAAGGGTCCGTCGCACTGCGTTGCCGCGCTGAACGACCCGGCGTTGTGGTAG
- a CDS encoding helix-turn-helix transcriptional regulator has translation MSQTTSQPHAVDILVGNNLRRVRLLRGISQTALAKGIGITFQQVQKYEKGANRVSASKLWEISRFLETDIQEFFVGVDTSGDRAAAPPDDEELLHFSRIDLEIIQMLRDCDEGVKSAIRDLLRDVPRKTRANKPAPTARAASA, from the coding sequence GTGTCCCAAACCACAAGCCAGCCGCATGCGGTCGATATTCTGGTCGGAAACAACCTGCGGCGCGTGCGCCTTTTGCGGGGGATTTCGCAAACGGCGCTTGCGAAGGGGATCGGCATCACCTTTCAGCAGGTCCAGAAATACGAGAAGGGGGCCAACCGGGTGTCCGCCAGCAAGCTTTGGGAAATCTCCCGCTTCCTGGAAACCGACATTCAGGAGTTTTTCGTCGGCGTCGACACCAGCGGCGACCGGGCGGCAGCCCCGCCGGACGACGAGGAACTGCTGCACTTCAGCCGCATCGACCTGGAGATTATCCAGATGCTGCGCGATTGCGACGAGGGTGTGAAGTCGGCCATCCGCGATCTCCTGCGCGATGTGCCGCGCAAGACGCGCGCGAACAAGCCGGCGCCGACGGCCCGCGCCGCCTCGGCCTGA
- a CDS encoding cytochrome P450: protein MKHMFSDVTPFRRNPLDFLAQFETCDEPLVPLALGPRPVLLLTDPAFVKRILKTPEQEVNKGRLIRTLRSVIGDSVVILNGAEHRRRRKVLHPFLSRSGAERMAPTFLAEIRRSAAMVARDTDFDADLFGAALALRLVSIAVFGHRVLSSGDEQSLVQAVRLIEDDVADEIFRTLPAMPWTAWAQRRRRRAAREAMQLIVARVRGSTGETSAMQALAALDLDDTATANEVLTLLLAGHHTTGAAVAWMLHALATQPGLARALAAEARAITSSTGELDIAQLATAVKSLAAAREILRLYPSSWWFSREVQQPIEIGGRKLKPGTSILISPWLFHRSARHWDAPDEFRLDRGYNTPAYCPFGAGPRACVGMGLALLELQLIALEMAASFELSVLPGQNLRPNPMVMLMPPRIRMRARPRDSATANGICAA from the coding sequence ATGAAGCACATGTTCTCGGACGTCACGCCATTCCGGCGTAATCCGCTCGACTTCCTGGCGCAGTTCGAGACATGCGACGAGCCGCTCGTGCCGCTCGCGCTGGGGCCGAGGCCGGTGTTGTTACTCACCGACCCTGCGTTCGTCAAGCGGATCCTCAAGACACCGGAACAGGAGGTCAACAAGGGCCGGTTGATCCGGACGTTGCGCAGCGTGATCGGCGACAGCGTCGTGATCCTCAACGGCGCCGAACATCGTCGGCGACGTAAGGTGCTGCACCCGTTTCTCTCCCGCAGCGGAGCGGAGCGCATGGCCCCGACCTTTCTCGCCGAAATCCGCCGCTCGGCAGCGATGGTCGCACGGGACACAGACTTCGATGCGGATTTATTCGGAGCGGCTCTCGCCCTGCGACTAGTCTCGATCGCCGTCTTCGGGCATCGCGTGCTGAGTTCAGGCGACGAGCAAAGCCTCGTGCAGGCCGTACGCCTCATCGAGGACGACGTAGCCGACGAGATCTTCCGTACCCTTCCCGCCATGCCATGGACGGCTTGGGCCCAGCGCCGACGCCGGCGCGCAGCGCGTGAAGCGATGCAGCTCATCGTGGCACGCGTGCGTGGTTCGACGGGCGAGACCAGCGCTATGCAAGCGCTCGCCGCCCTCGATCTCGACGATACCGCCACCGCGAACGAAGTACTTACGCTGCTTCTGGCTGGTCACCACACAACAGGAGCAGCGGTTGCCTGGATGCTGCACGCGCTCGCGACGCAACCGGGTCTGGCACGCGCGCTCGCGGCCGAGGCGCGCGCGATCACATCTTCGACGGGCGAGCTCGATATCGCCCAGCTTGCCACGGCGGTGAAGAGCCTCGCGGCCGCGCGGGAGATCTTGCGGCTCTATCCATCGAGCTGGTGGTTCAGCCGTGAGGTTCAACAACCGATCGAAATCGGCGGCCGGAAACTCAAGCCGGGCACGTCGATCTTGATTTCGCCGTGGCTGTTCCATCGCAGTGCTCGCCACTGGGATGCGCCCGACGAATTCCGCCTTGATCGCGGCTACAATACGCCCGCCTACTGCCCGTTCGGCGCCGGTCCACGTGCCTGCGTCGGAATGGGGCTCGCCTTGCTCGAACTGCAGCTGATCGCCCTTGAAATGGCGGCAAGCTTCGAGTTGAGCGTGTTGCCGGGCCAAAACCTTCGGCCCAATCCGATGGTGATGCTTATGCCCCCACGTATCCGCATGCGCGCTCGGCCAAGGGACTCGGCGACCGCCAACGGCATCTGCGCCGCCTGA
- a CDS encoding TetR family transcriptional regulator C-terminal domain-containing protein → MTHRSGNTRETELIAATLEAIADEGIAGLTVRGIAERAGVTNGLIRFYFGGKDGLLRAAYRHFLDGLLETADNALARRDLTAGERLAAFVDANLRAPIVAPETVLVWAHFLPLAHRDPEMATIRDDAYSRTTGRLAPLIAAALAEAGRPCPEADIRRLAISVNALIDGLWLEGALSPAPSAREPAGAPVRDLGLAAAGRLVGLSLQVPTESAP, encoded by the coding sequence ATGACCCACCGCAGCGGCAACACGCGGGAGACGGAGCTGATCGCCGCGACGCTGGAAGCGATCGCGGACGAGGGGATCGCCGGTCTCACGGTGCGCGGCATCGCCGAGCGCGCGGGCGTCACCAACGGTCTGATCCGTTTCTATTTCGGCGGCAAGGACGGGCTGCTGCGCGCCGCCTACCGACACTTTCTCGACGGTCTTCTGGAGACCGCCGACAATGCGCTCGCGCGCCGCGACCTGACGGCGGGCGAGCGGCTCGCCGCCTTCGTCGACGCCAACCTGCGCGCGCCGATCGTCGCGCCGGAGACGGTGCTCGTCTGGGCGCATTTCCTGCCGCTCGCCCATCGCGATCCCGAGATGGCCACGATCCGTGACGACGCCTATTCCCGCACCACCGGCCGGCTCGCCCCGCTGATCGCCGCCGCCCTGGCGGAGGCGGGCCGACCGTGCCCCGAGGCCGATATCCGCCGCCTCGCGATCAGCGTGAACGCCCTGATCGACGGACTGTGGCTGGAGGGAGCGCTGTCGCCTGCACCGAGCGCGCGAGAGCCGGCCGGCGCCCCGGTGCGCGACCTCGGCCTCGCGGCCGCCGGGCGCCTCGTCGGGCTCTCCTTGCAGGTACCGACCGAAAGCGCCCCCTGA
- the asnB gene encoding asparagine synthase (glutamine-hydrolyzing) has protein sequence MIRRIAHRGPDDVAVARLPGAPVVMAHCRLSIIGTQDGAQPIHQTDDLLVANGEIYNHEDLRAILGESAFETASDSETILHLFRSGESRWISKLDGMFAFVLATRDRIVAARDPLGIKPLYVARIGEGYAFASELKAFDGIPVASVEAIPPGSLYDTRDGWRQWYRTPHGAAEAEADLDVGRTAHELRLVLEEAVAKWMVADVEVGSFLSGGLDSSIIAAIAQKVRAETGRGPLRTFAVGLEGSPDLLAARAVAEHIGSTHAERVFTPRDVAENLAHVIYHLESADVDLVRSAIPTLFAARLARADVKAVLTGEGADELFAGYAYHHAYVDDPRALADELTRALGTMHNINLQRVDRITMAESLEARTPFLDRDLIDFAQSIPATLKLCRTDPDSVESTGETTEKWILRKACADLLPQDLVWRKKAQFDEGSGTVEALQGALRSLLGRGGGAPVDRADEGALYERILRDRFEDAGRILNNAGSWTDARVAV, from the coding sequence ATGATCCGCAGGATCGCGCATCGCGGTCCCGACGACGTGGCCGTGGCGCGGCTGCCCGGCGCGCCAGTGGTGATGGCGCATTGTCGGCTGTCCATCATCGGCACGCAGGACGGTGCCCAGCCGATCCACCAGACCGACGACCTTCTCGTCGCCAACGGCGAGATCTACAATCACGAGGATCTGCGGGCGATCCTGGGCGAAAGCGCCTTCGAGACGGCGAGCGACAGCGAGACGATCCTGCATCTCTTCCGCTCCGGCGAAAGCCGCTGGATTTCGAAGCTCGACGGCATGTTCGCCTTCGTGCTGGCCACTCGAGACCGCATCGTCGCCGCGCGCGATCCGCTCGGCATCAAGCCGCTCTATGTGGCGCGCATCGGCGAGGGCTATGCCTTCGCCTCCGAGCTCAAGGCCTTCGACGGCATCCCGGTCGCTTCGGTGGAGGCGATCCCGCCCGGCAGCCTCTACGACACCCGCGACGGCTGGCGGCAATGGTATCGCACCCCGCATGGCGCGGCGGAGGCCGAAGCCGATCTCGATGTCGGGCGCACCGCGCACGAGCTGCGTCTGGTGCTGGAGGAAGCGGTCGCGAAATGGATGGTGGCCGACGTCGAGGTGGGCTCGTTCCTGTCGGGCGGGCTCGACAGTTCCATCATCGCGGCCATCGCCCAGAAAGTGCGGGCCGAGACCGGGCGCGGCCCCTTGCGGACCTTCGCGGTGGGGCTTGAGGGCTCGCCCGATCTGCTCGCCGCGCGCGCCGTCGCCGAGCACATCGGCTCGACCCACGCGGAGCGGGTCTTCACGCCGCGGGACGTGGCGGAGAACCTGGCGCATGTGATCTATCACCTGGAATCGGCCGACGTGGATCTGGTGCGCAGCGCGATCCCCACGCTCTTCGCCGCGCGGCTGGCGCGGGCCGACGTCAAGGCCGTGCTCACCGGCGAGGGCGCTGACGAGCTGTTTGCCGGCTATGCCTATCACCACGCCTATGTCGACGATCCGCGCGCGCTCGCCGACGAGCTCACCCGGGCGCTGGGCACGATGCACAACATCAATCTCCAGCGCGTCGACCGCATCACCATGGCGGAGAGCCTGGAGGCGCGCACGCCCTTCCTCGACCGCGACCTGATCGACTTCGCCCAGTCGATCCCGGCGACGCTGAAGCTGTGCCGCACCGATCCCGACAGCGTGGAATCGACCGGCGAGACGACGGAGAAATGGATCCTGCGCAAGGCCTGCGCCGATCTGCTTCCGCAAGATCTCGTCTGGCGCAAGAAGGCGCAGTTCGACGAAGGGTCGGGCACGGTGGAGGCGCTGCAGGGCGCGCTGCGCAGCCTGCTCGGGCGCGGCGGCGGCGCACCGGTCGACCGCGCGGACGAAGGCGCGCTCTACGAGCGCATTCTCCGCGACCGGTTCGAGGACGCCGGGCGCATTCTGAACAACGCGGGCAGCTGGACCGATGCGCGCGTCGCGGTGTGA
- the bcsA gene encoding UDP-forming cellulose synthase catalytic subunit, whose product MSLVRLYAPWLFSTAIVLLLVTLPLGTDAQLALGLALIAALIAVWRFWPGPTQRMLMLSLGTLLVLRYLYWRATSTLPAPADTADFIPGLIVFGAELFCIAMLFISLFVVADPLERAEPAPVADDALPSVDVFVPSYNEDTDILSATLAAAVALDYPSDKLSVYLLDDGGTDQKCASDDPLAARAARRRRAELTQLCADLGVTYLTRAQNVSAKAGNLNNGLAHSGGDLVVVFDADHAPVKEFLRRTVGHFREDPRLFLVQTPHFFLNPDPVEKNLSTWLRMPSENEMFYSVVQRGLDRWNAAFFCGSAAVLRRAALVEAGGFSGISITEDCETALELHARGWTSRYVDTPLIAGLQPETFATFIGQRSRWCRGMMQILLLKNPLFKRGLTPAQRLCYLSSALFWAFPIPRLVFLIAPLLYIFFDLRIFIANGVEFVAYALTYLAANMILQNYLFGRVRWPWVSELYEYIQSFYLAPAMASVLLNPRKPTFNVTEKGVTTSRDFLSSLALPYFAVFGVLLAAMGVAMWRLSSQTVDADLLIVVSCWNAVNLALAAVALGVVSERSERRRTQRLAINRTGRLTIGGRVLTVKIEDASTTGTRARILEPDARLPAGDALGIGDLQVAGIDGHGDAGTLPVVVRRTIAQADGLVVGLQFHQPSAAHYRVIADLMYGQAQPLADFWRDRRAGKGLVGGTAGFVGLGLRQALRGLRFAWMDRVKRPPVVPANDTAPSGETASAGSAA is encoded by the coding sequence ATGTCCCTCGTCCGGCTGTACGCGCCGTGGTTGTTTTCGACCGCGATCGTCCTCCTGCTCGTCACCCTGCCGCTTGGAACGGATGCCCAGCTCGCCCTCGGCCTGGCGCTGATCGCCGCGCTGATCGCGGTGTGGCGCTTCTGGCCCGGTCCGACGCAGCGCATGCTGATGCTGTCGCTCGGCACGCTGCTGGTGCTGCGCTATCTCTACTGGCGCGCGACCAGCACGCTGCCGGCGCCCGCCGACACGGCCGACTTCATTCCGGGCCTCATCGTCTTCGGCGCGGAACTCTTCTGCATCGCGATGCTGTTCATCAGCCTGTTCGTGGTCGCCGACCCGCTGGAGCGCGCGGAGCCGGCGCCGGTGGCCGACGACGCCCTGCCGAGCGTCGACGTCTTCGTGCCGAGCTACAACGAGGACACGGACATCCTCAGCGCCACGCTGGCGGCGGCCGTGGCGCTCGACTACCCGTCTGACAAGCTGTCGGTCTATCTGCTCGACGACGGCGGCACCGACCAGAAATGCGCCTCCGACGATCCCCTGGCCGCGCGGGCCGCGCGCCGCCGGCGGGCCGAGCTGACCCAATTGTGCGCCGATCTCGGCGTCACCTATCTGACCCGGGCGCAGAACGTGTCGGCCAAGGCCGGCAACCTCAACAACGGCCTCGCCCACTCCGGCGGCGATCTGGTCGTCGTGTTCGACGCCGACCATGCGCCGGTGAAGGAGTTCCTGCGCCGCACCGTCGGCCACTTCCGCGAAGATCCGCGGCTGTTTCTGGTTCAGACGCCGCATTTCTTTCTCAATCCCGATCCGGTGGAGAAGAACCTGTCGACCTGGCTGCGGATGCCGTCGGAAAACGAGATGTTCTACTCCGTCGTGCAGCGCGGGCTCGACCGCTGGAACGCCGCCTTCTTCTGCGGCTCGGCGGCGGTGTTGCGGCGCGCGGCCCTCGTCGAGGCCGGCGGCTTCTCCGGCATCTCGATCACCGAGGACTGCGAGACGGCGCTGGAGCTGCACGCGCGTGGCTGGACCAGCCGCTATGTCGACACGCCGCTGATCGCCGGCCTGCAGCCGGAAACCTTCGCCACCTTCATCGGCCAGCGCTCGCGCTGGTGTCGCGGCATGATGCAGATCCTGCTGCTCAAGAACCCGCTGTTCAAGCGCGGCCTCACGCCCGCGCAGCGCCTGTGCTACCTGTCGTCGGCGCTGTTCTGGGCCTTTCCGATCCCCCGACTGGTGTTCCTGATCGCGCCGCTTCTCTACATTTTCTTCGATCTGCGCATCTTCATCGCCAACGGCGTGGAATTCGTCGCCTATGCGCTGACCTATCTCGCCGCCAACATGATCCTGCAGAACTACCTGTTCGGCCGGGTGCGCTGGCCCTGGGTGTCCGAGCTCTACGAATACATCCAGTCGTTCTATCTGGCGCCGGCCATGGCCAGCGTGCTTCTCAATCCGCGCAAGCCAACGTTCAACGTCACCGAAAAGGGCGTGACGACCAGCCGCGATTTCCTGTCGTCGCTCGCCCTGCCCTATTTCGCGGTCTTCGGCGTGCTGCTGGCCGCCATGGGCGTGGCCATGTGGCGGCTGTCCTCGCAGACCGTCGACGCCGACCTGCTAATCGTCGTCAGTTGCTGGAACGCGGTCAATCTGGCGCTCGCGGCGGTCGCGCTCGGCGTCGTCTCGGAACGCTCCGAACGCCGGCGCACGCAGCGCCTGGCGATCAACCGCACGGGCCGGCTGACCATCGGCGGACGGGTTCTTACCGTGAAGATCGAGGACGCCTCGACCACCGGAACGCGCGCCAGGATCCTGGAGCCCGACGCCCGCCTGCCGGCCGGCGACGCGCTCGGGATCGGCGACCTGCAGGTCGCCGGCATCGACGGGCACGGCGACGCCGGCACGCTGCCGGTCGTCGTCCGGCGCACCATCGCACAGGCCGACGGGCTGGTCGTCGGTCTGCAGTTCCATCAGCCGTCCGCGGCGCATTACCGGGTCATTGCCGACCTGATGTACGGACAGGCGCAGCCGCTTGCCGACTTCTGGCGCGACCGCCGCGCCGGCAAGGGGCTGGTGGGCGGCACCGCCGGCTTCGTCGGGCTCGGCCTGCGCCAGGCCCTGCGCGGCCTGCGCTTCGCCTGGATGGACCGCGTCAAACGCCCCCCCGTCGTACCGGCGAACGATACCGCGCCATCCGGCGAAACCGCCTCGGCCGGGAGCGCCGCCTGA
- a CDS encoding DUF3830 family protein → MTDKKLYLKFVESGVQGIISLYWETAPETCKALWGALEAPITVPASHAIFSGPEIMMGLPESARTFDPKALPPENQTVLPEPGDMLWFYQPKNFFKIDPDEFWEIGMFYGVGGRTFGPTGWIPCTYFARMTEGLDAIAEQCKLIRKEGIKTIELGRLA, encoded by the coding sequence ATGACAGACAAGAAGCTTTATCTGAAATTCGTCGAATCCGGTGTCCAGGGTATCATTTCCCTTTATTGGGAGACCGCGCCGGAGACCTGCAAGGCGCTGTGGGGCGCGCTGGAGGCGCCGATCACGGTTCCCGCCAGCCACGCCATCTTCTCGGGTCCGGAAATCATGATGGGTCTGCCGGAAAGCGCGCGGACCTTCGATCCCAAGGCGCTGCCGCCGGAGAACCAGACCGTGCTGCCCGAGCCGGGCGACATGTTGTGGTTCTATCAGCCCAAGAACTTTTTTAAGATCGACCCGGACGAGTTCTGGGAAATCGGCATGTTCTACGGCGTCGGCGGCCGGACCTTCGGGCCCACGGGCTGGATCCCCTGCACCTACTTCGCGCGGATGACCGAGGGCCTCGACGCCATCGCCGAGCAGTGCAAGCTGATCCGCAAGGAAGGCATCAAGACGATCGAGCTCGGCCGGCTCGCCTGA
- a CDS encoding LuxR family transcriptional regulator, translating into MNVEAVLSEIERARSLEDLRIVLDRVSADLGFAGFNFIDAGRPDLDAPFWMGTTGARWESEYVTNGFVTVDPVLRRARRTNTPFCWSDLPSPRASRGRKSGAHRTMEAARDHGFRDGLVVPFHFTDPIGRVHSSCTCFFWSGPLQRFRVMTGTSARDLHLVMIYWAQRAIDLVAVDARAGEPVIKTSAGEAEPVRLTDRERDVLAWAARGLTMPETAERLGLSEDTVEWHMRNALSKLDAANKTHAVTKAIYLGLIDV; encoded by the coding sequence ATGAATGTCGAGGCCGTCCTGTCGGAGATCGAACGGGCAAGGTCCCTGGAAGACCTTCGCATCGTGCTCGACCGCGTGTCTGCCGATCTCGGATTCGCCGGCTTCAACTTCATCGATGCCGGCCGACCGGATCTGGATGCGCCATTCTGGATGGGCACGACAGGCGCGCGCTGGGAAAGCGAATATGTGACCAACGGCTTCGTCACTGTCGATCCGGTGTTGCGCAGGGCGCGGCGGACGAACACGCCGTTTTGCTGGAGCGATCTGCCGTCGCCGCGTGCCAGTAGGGGGCGCAAGTCCGGCGCCCATCGCACCATGGAGGCCGCCCGCGACCACGGCTTTCGCGACGGGTTGGTGGTGCCGTTTCACTTCACCGATCCGATCGGGCGCGTGCATTCCTCCTGCACGTGTTTCTTCTGGAGCGGTCCCCTCCAGCGGTTCCGCGTCATGACAGGTACCTCGGCCCGCGATCTGCACCTGGTGATGATCTATTGGGCGCAGCGGGCGATCGACCTGGTGGCGGTGGATGCGCGCGCCGGGGAGCCAGTCATCAAAACATCCGCCGGCGAGGCAGAGCCGGTGCGCCTCACCGACCGCGAGCGGGACGTGCTCGCCTGGGCGGCGCGTGGGCTCACCATGCCGGAGACCGCCGAGAGGCTCGGGTTGTCGGAGGATACGGTCGAATGGCACATGCGAAACGCGCTGTCGAAACTGGACGCGGCCAACAAGACCCACGCCGTCACCAAGGCGATCTATCTCGGCCTCATCGACGTGTGA
- a CDS encoding nitrilase-related carbon-nitrogen hydrolase — MSRFLTVAAAQFASETGDIAANLDKHREYIAHARAAGVDVLVFPELSLVGHYGAEDLLDVVMTREDERLLALSREAGDMEIVVGFIEEARGAQFYNTAAVLKRGRLRYLHRKINIPSYGRLIETKYYAHGRFVDTHSLSDDWVMGLLICADLYNPALAHLAFLHGATFLVSPISSGREAVGDEFDNPRSWATTIQFYAMMYGAPVIMTNRVGREGALNFWGGSRILDAHGRVLAQAGGEEELITARLDYADTRKARAMLPTVRDSNIALVQRETNRLIERLGVPDVVRDDG; from the coding sequence ATGTCGCGTTTCCTGACCGTCGCGGCCGCCCAGTTCGCCTCCGAGACCGGAGACATCGCGGCCAATCTCGACAAGCACCGCGAATACATCGCCCACGCGCGGGCCGCGGGCGTCGACGTGCTGGTCTTTCCCGAGCTGTCGCTGGTCGGCCACTATGGCGCGGAGGATCTGCTCGATGTGGTCATGACGCGCGAGGATGAGCGGCTGCTCGCCCTGAGCCGCGAGGCGGGCGACATGGAGATCGTCGTCGGCTTCATCGAGGAAGCGCGCGGGGCGCAGTTCTACAACACGGCCGCGGTGCTGAAGCGCGGGCGGCTGCGCTACCTGCACCGCAAGATCAACATCCCCTCCTACGGCCGGCTGATCGAAACCAAATACTACGCCCATGGCCGCTTCGTGGACACGCACAGCCTGAGCGACGACTGGGTCATGGGCCTGCTGATCTGCGCCGATCTCTACAATCCCGCGCTTGCCCATCTCGCCTTCCTGCATGGCGCGACGTTTCTCGTGTCGCCGATTTCCAGCGGCCGGGAGGCGGTGGGCGACGAGTTCGACAATCCCCGCTCCTGGGCCACCACGATCCAGTTCTATGCCATGATGTACGGCGCTCCGGTCATCATGACGAATCGCGTCGGGCGGGAGGGCGCGTTGAATTTCTGGGGCGGGTCGCGCATTCTGGACGCACATGGACGCGTGCTCGCCCAGGCCGGCGGCGAGGAGGAACTGATCACCGCGCGGCTCGACTATGCCGACACGCGCAAGGCGCGGGCGATGCTGCCGACCGTGCGCGACAGCAACATCGCCCTGGTGCAGCGCGAGACCAACCGACTGATCGAACGCCTGGGCGTCCCCGACGTGGTCCGCGACGACGGTTGA
- a CDS encoding arginine deiminase family protein, whose translation MTRVLMRRPGDSLRRADPAAWNYSPHFEAERAIDQHAAFTEMVAAHGAEIVWMEDAGDGLADAMFTRDASLVTRAGAVLLNMGKALRKAEPEAHGRAYAAAGIPVLGALSGDALIEGGDTIWLDAQTLVVGMGFRSNRAGVRRLADLLAPQGIEVLDFDLPVWSGEAACLHLMSVISPLADDLYLVYPRLIPAALWQLMRARGIAVVEAPEDEFHASLGLSLNVMPLAPKDCVMIDGFPETRRAMETAGVRVTTFAGDALCMGCEGGPTCLTNPLHRAA comes from the coding sequence ATGACCCGCGTGCTGATGCGCCGGCCGGGCGACAGCCTACGCCGCGCCGATCCCGCAGCGTGGAACTACAGCCCGCATTTCGAGGCGGAGCGCGCGATCGACCAGCATGCCGCCTTCACCGAGATGGTCGCCGCCCATGGCGCGGAGATCGTGTGGATGGAGGATGCCGGCGACGGTCTGGCGGACGCCATGTTCACCCGCGACGCCTCGCTGGTGACCCGGGCCGGCGCGGTGCTGCTCAACATGGGCAAGGCGCTGCGCAAGGCGGAACCGGAGGCGCACGGGCGGGCCTATGCGGCCGCCGGGATCCCCGTCCTCGGCGCGCTGTCCGGCGATGCCCTGATCGAGGGCGGCGACACGATCTGGCTCGATGCGCAAACGCTCGTGGTCGGCATGGGCTTTCGCTCCAACCGCGCCGGCGTGCGCCGGCTCGCGGACCTGCTTGCGCCGCAGGGAATCGAGGTCCTGGACTTCGATCTTCCGGTGTGGTCGGGCGAAGCCGCCTGCCTGCACCTGATGTCGGTGATCTCGCCGCTCGCCGACGATCTCTACCTGGTGTACCCCAGGCTCATTCCGGCCGCCCTGTGGCAGCTGATGCGCGCTCGCGGCATCGCGGTCGTCGAGGCGCCGGAGGACGAGTTCCACGCCTCGCTCGGTCTCAGTCTCAACGTGATGCCGCTTGCGCCGAAGGACTGCGTGATGATCGACGGCTTTCCCGAAACGCGCCGGGCGATGGAGACGGCCGGCGTTCGGGTGACCACCTTCGCCGGCGACGCGCTGTGCATGGGCTGCGAGGGCGGGCCGACCTGCCTGACCAATCCCCTTCACCGTGCGGCCTGA
- a CDS encoding acyl-homoserine-lactone synthase: MNAPAAHYTAQITQENDNQELVHHLFRFRKTLFVDLLCWDLRSEDGLERDEFDRPDTLHVALHRNGTLVGGFRALRADRPYLASEVFPELAVTRSYPRQSDVWEISRFGILPLDDPRARLEAARVNYATMIRFAQSRNARSLVAIADVTYERFLSKLGIRTRRYGPPRPTGRDAAGQPRELLAGEIPLADQSGVRFQRLLDLAQTVEIIDEAHVLGRHAIPA, encoded by the coding sequence ATGAATGCACCCGCTGCACATTACACCGCTCAGATCACGCAGGAAAACGACAACCAGGAACTGGTGCATCACCTGTTCCGTTTCCGGAAAACGTTGTTCGTCGACCTGCTCTGCTGGGATTTGAGATCCGAGGACGGACTGGAGCGTGACGAGTTCGACCGCCCGGACACCCTACATGTCGCGTTGCATCGCAACGGAACCTTGGTCGGCGGGTTTCGCGCGTTGCGCGCCGATCGCCCCTACCTCGCCTCAGAGGTCTTCCCGGAGCTCGCCGTCACGCGGAGCTATCCACGCCAGTCCGACGTTTGGGAAATCAGTCGCTTTGGGATTTTGCCGTTGGACGATCCGCGCGCGCGGCTGGAGGCGGCTCGGGTCAACTACGCAACGATGATTCGCTTCGCGCAATCCCGCAACGCCCGCTCGCTCGTTGCCATCGCGGACGTTACCTACGAACGCTTCCTGAGCAAATTGGGCATCCGCACCCGGCGCTACGGACCGCCCCGCCCGACCGGACGCGACGCCGCCGGCCAACCGCGGGAGCTGCTCGCCGGCGAAATCCCGCTTGCCGACCAGAGCGGCGTCCGGTTCCAGAGATTGCTCGATCTGGCCCAGACTGTGGAGATCATCGATGAAGCACATGTTCTCGGACGTCACGCCATTCCGGCGTAA